In Chryseobacterium oryzae, the genomic stretch ATCGGGAAAAATACCCTTATTTTCCCAAATGTTGTAATTGGCGACCGAACCGTAATTGGCGACAATGTTATCATACAATCTAACACTGTTTTGGGAGGCGATGCATTTTATTACAGAAAACTGAACGGAAACTTCGATCGTTTAATTTCTGTAGGAAATATCATCATAGAAAACAACGTAGAAATAGGAAACGGATGTACCATTGATAGGGGAGTTACAGACTCTACCATTATTGGGGAAGGTTCAGTTCTGGATAATCAGATCCAGATCGGTCATGATACCGTAATTGGCAAAAGATGTCTTATTGCATCGCAAGTGGGCATTGCCGGTTGCTGTAATATTGGTGATGAGGTAACTATTTGGGGGCAAGTTGGTATGGCTTCAGGAAATAGTGTTGAAAGTGGAACTGTACTTTTAGGTAAAACTGGAGTAAACAGAGATTTGGCGAAAGGTACTTATATCGGCATGTTTGCAGAAGATTACAAAACTTACCTTAAAAAAGAAGTAAAATTGAGAAATCTAGAATAAACAAATTACTCTGTTTTATTTAAAATTAAAGAAAAATAAGTAAATTTGTGAGCGTTATCAAATAAATATATGAAGAGATTTTTCTCATTTTTTTTAGTTTTAGCAATGTCTTTAGTTTTTGGTCAAAAAACTCTTGATGCGAAAATTTTAACGGCAGACAATGATACTCTTAAAGTTAAAATTAAAGTGAGAACAAATGCGTTTGATCCTGATTTGCTTTATGTTACAAGTTTTAATACGAAAGTGACATCGGTAGATGAAAATGGGAAGAAAGTAAAAATTGAAATTCCTAAAATCAAAGAGCTTTCATTAATAGATTTTTATGGAAAAAAACGTTTTTTCATCAATAAATCTGATGATAATAAAGTTCTTTTGGAGAGAATGTATGATAGTGATAATGTAGAATGGTTTCGTAATTATTCTTCAACGATGGGAGGTGAAAATGCCAACGATTTTTTATTTAATAAGAAAACAAATAAGGGAGTTGGCTTTATATATTTTACGGGATTGCCGAAAAAAAGGCTGAAAGAATTTTTTGCCGATGAGCCCGAAATGTTAAAAATAGTAGATGATATTCGTAAAGATGGAGGTTTCTCACATACTTCAGACTACGATAATGCTATGATCAATATTCTCGAAAATTTTGATAAGATTAAGAATAATAAATAAAAATAAATTTAAAAAACAATAAAATGTCAATTTTAGTAAACAAAGATTCTAAAGTAATTGTACAAGGTTTTACAGGAAATGAAGGTACTTTCCATGCAAGCCAAATGATTGAATACGGAACCAACGTTGTAGGAGGTGTTACTCCCGGAAAAGGTGGAAGCGAGCATTTGGGTAAGCCGGTATTTAATACCGTTGCAGACGCTGTAGAAAAAGCGGGAGCCAACGTAAGTATTATTTTTGTACCACCTGCATTTGCTGCAGATGCAATTATGGAAGCTGCTGAAGCGGGGATTAAAGTAATTGTTTGTATTACAGAAGGTATTCCTGTTGCAGACATGGTAAAAGTAAAATCTTATATTGCCGACAGAGATTGCCGATTAATCGGACCAAACTGCCCGGGAATCATTACTTCAGAAGAAGCTAAAATTGGTATTATGCCAGGTTTTGTTTTCAAAGCAGGTAAAGTTGGTATTGTGTCTAAATCTGGTACTTTAACGTATGAGGCTGCAGATCAGGTTGTAAGAGCTGGTTACGGTATTTCTACTGCTATCGGTATTGGTGGAGACCCAATTATCGGAACAACTACTAAAGAAGCTTTAGAATTATTCATCAACGATCCTGAAACTGAAGCGGTTGTAATGATCGGTGAAATCGGTGGAGGTCTTGAGGCAGAAGCTGCAAGATGGTACAAAGCAAGTGGTTCTACAAAACCGGTTGTAGGTTTCATCGCTGGTCAAACGGCTCCTAAAGGAAGAACAATGGGACACGCAGGTGCTATCGTTGGTGGTGCTGAAGATACTGCTCAGGCAAAAATGGAAATCATGAGAGAAAACGGTATTAACGTTGTAGATTCTCCAGCTGATATTGGTGCTACAGTTGCAAAAATATTAGGTTAATAAAAACATTTGATGATATGAAAAAAATTTTATTGGCATCTGCAATGGCTTTATCAATTTCCTCTTTTGCACAGATAGATTTAAGAGGAACAAGATTTGGTCTTACTGCGGGTGGTAATTATTCCAGAGTAAAAAATGCACACAATCCTTCGGGTGCCCGTTTTGCTTTTCAAGGAGGTGTTTTGGCACTTATTCCGATAGGTAAAGCAGATCAGTTTTACTTGC encodes the following:
- a CDS encoding UDP-3-O-(3-hydroxymyristoyl)glucosamine N-acyltransferase, which encodes MTFHQPQKLKTIAELIGAKFIGSEDFEVLGTNEIHRVKSGEIVFVNHPKYYDKALNSAATIILIDKEVECPEGKALLVSDDPFRDFNKINTHFTRIYNFTETLHDVEIGEGTQIHPSAVIGNNVTIGKNTLIFPNVVIGDRTVIGDNVIIQSNTVLGGDAFYYRKLNGNFDRLISVGNIIIENNVEIGNGCTIDRGVTDSTIIGEGSVLDNQIQIGHDTVIGKRCLIASQVGIAGCCNIGDEVTIWGQVGMASGNSVESGTVLLGKTGVNRDLAKGTYIGMFAEDYKTYLKKEVKLRNLE
- the sucD gene encoding succinate--CoA ligase subunit alpha gives rise to the protein MSILVNKDSKVIVQGFTGNEGTFHASQMIEYGTNVVGGVTPGKGGSEHLGKPVFNTVADAVEKAGANVSIIFVPPAFAADAIMEAAEAGIKVIVCITEGIPVADMVKVKSYIADRDCRLIGPNCPGIITSEEAKIGIMPGFVFKAGKVGIVSKSGTLTYEAADQVVRAGYGISTAIGIGGDPIIGTTTKEALELFINDPETEAVVMIGEIGGGLEAEAARWYKASGSTKPVVGFIAGQTAPKGRTMGHAGAIVGGAEDTAQAKMEIMRENGINVVDSPADIGATVAKILG